A window from Urocitellus parryii isolate mUroPar1 chromosome 1, mUroPar1.hap1, whole genome shotgun sequence encodes these proteins:
- the LOC144255346 gene encoding olfactory receptor 2A12-like, with product MRLANASVISELVLVGFSNHPQAELPLFLLLSLVYLTCCFGNTAVVTLVVLDVSLQSPMYFFLCHLALLDALFSTLVVPKMLFNFFTNRNVISYAFCLAQTYLTLFLECTECFLLAVMALDRYVAICHPLRYLLLLSWPGCVALALGAWALGFFRFVVRLSCVILPLCGPYVVDYIFCELPILLHLFCADTTLQEAMMAVGGAGTVMVPFLLILLSYLRILLAVMRVDSEEGRKRAFSTCTSHLTVVTIYYRTGLVRYLRPKSLYSAEGDKLISLFYAVINPMLNPSFTA from the coding sequence ATGAGACTGGCCAACGCCAGCGTCATCTCTGAGCTGGTGCTTGTGGGCTTCTCCAATCACCCCCAAGCCGAGCTCCCCCTGttcctcctgctctctctggtcTACCTGACGTGCTGCTTTGGGAACACGGCGGTTGTCACCTTAGTGGTCCTCGATGTCTCTCTGCAgtcgcccatgtacttcttcctttgTCACCTGGCTTTGCTGGACGCCCTCTTCAGCACGCTGGTGGTGCCCAAGATGCTCTTCAACTTCTTCACAAACAGGAATGTCATCTCCTACGCCTTCTGCCTTGCTCAGACCTACCTCACCCTGTTCCTCGAGTGCACGGAGTGCTTCCTTCTGGCAGTGATGGCTCTGGACCGCTACGTGGCCATCTGCCACCCGCTGCGATACCTGCTGCTCCTGAGCTGGCCCGGGTGCGTCGCGCTGGCGCTGGGCGCCTGGGCGCTGGGTTTTTTCCGCTTCGTGGTGCGGCTCTCCTGCGTCATCCTCCCACTCTGCGGTCCCTACGTGGTGGACTACATTTTCTGTGAGCTGCCCATCCTTCTGCACCTGTTCTGTGCAGACACGACGCTGCAGGAAGCCATGATGGCGGTAGGGGGCGCTGGAACCGTGATGGTACCCTTCCTCCTCATTCTGCTCTCCTACCTTCGCATCCTGCTGGCTGTGATGAGGGTGGACTCCGAGGAGGGCAGGAAAagagccttctccacctgcacctcCCACCTGACTGTGGTGACCATTTACTACAGGACGGGGCTGGTCAGGTACCTGAGGCCCAAGTCCCTTTACTCGGCGGAGGGGGACAAGCTCATCTCCCTGTTCTACGCAGTCATCAACCCCATGCTGAATCCTTCAtttacagcctga